The following coding sequences are from one Pseudomonas oryzae window:
- the purU gene encoding formyltetrahydrofolate deformylase: MQHAPNQYVIKISCPATSGIVAAVTSFLADHGCYISEMAQFDDEVSGTFFMRAVFRFNTGFAGDIAAIEQGFVDVAGKFDMDWELHDASKPMRVLLMVSKFDHCLADLLYRHQKGELHMQITAIVSNHLDLRPMAEREGIRFIYLPVTKETKAQQEAELMKIVDETRTELVVLARYMQILSDDLCKQLSGRAINIHHSFLPGFKGAKPYHQAYERGVKLIGATAHYVTADLDEGPIIEQEVQRVDHNYAPDDLVAVGRDTETVALSKAVKYHLEHRVFLNHDKTVIFR, from the coding sequence ATGCAACACGCTCCGAACCAGTACGTGATCAAGATCAGCTGCCCGGCAACCTCGGGCATCGTCGCCGCGGTGACTTCCTTCCTCGCCGACCATGGCTGCTACATCAGCGAGATGGCGCAGTTCGACGACGAGGTCAGCGGCACCTTCTTCATGCGCGCGGTGTTCCGCTTCAACACCGGTTTCGCCGGTGACATTGCAGCGATCGAGCAGGGCTTCGTCGATGTCGCCGGCAAGTTCGACATGGACTGGGAGCTGCACGACGCCAGCAAGCCGATGCGCGTGCTGCTGATGGTCAGCAAGTTCGACCATTGCCTGGCCGACCTGCTCTACCGCCACCAGAAGGGCGAGCTGCACATGCAGATCACCGCCATCGTCTCCAACCACCTCGATCTGCGGCCGATGGCCGAGCGCGAGGGCATCCGCTTCATCTACCTGCCGGTGACCAAGGAGACCAAGGCCCAGCAGGAAGCCGAGCTGATGAAGATCGTCGACGAGACCAGGACCGAACTGGTGGTGCTGGCGCGCTACATGCAGATCCTCTCCGACGATCTGTGCAAGCAACTTTCGGGCCGCGCCATCAACATCCACCACTCGTTCCTGCCCGGCTTCAAGGGCGCCAAGCCCTACCACCAGGCCTACGAGCGCGGCGTGAAGCTGATCGGCGCCACCGCCCACTACGTCACCGCCGACCTCGACGAAGGCCCGATCATCGAGCAGGAAGTCCAGCGCGTGGACCACAACTACGCACCGGACGACCTGGTCGCCGTCGGCCGCGACACCGAGACCGTGGCCCTGTCCAAGGCGGTCAAGTACCACCTGGAGCACCGCGTGTTCCTCAACCACGACAAGACGGTGATCTTCCGATGA
- a CDS encoding tetratricopeptide repeat protein, whose amino-acid sequence MSSIQEMRLTDSNDTRAQRLLITDRTGATVVDTDKALPRIENDYSPHSYDGYMADLIAEGQGKVSVTDLQGERYTLLSPAAQAGDYLVLITREEGNSSYNFNLKFKYDVAAKSFDLTQVLLNENNTECDQSLLSTYATDRKALAFKSIADFDGTRAFGALRDWRLAHQTSGAAAEKLMPETASSNFNAALKAYKAGNDEELKTFVSYFIAGDDDGACDPEKYIVEKYYFPQKVGWSNDLGFLFEQAGYYPEAAELLKHITLKHPDRVVAYLNLADAYWALGKREQAQKAYNQYYERMVAAQKQSKTPHRVVSRMGDHKN is encoded by the coding sequence ATGTCCTCAATCCAGGAGATGCGCCTTACGGACAGTAACGACACGCGCGCGCAGCGCCTGCTGATCACCGACCGTACGGGCGCGACGGTGGTCGATACAGACAAGGCCCTACCTCGCATCGAGAACGATTACTCGCCCCATAGCTACGATGGCTACATGGCAGACCTGATCGCCGAAGGTCAGGGAAAAGTATCGGTGACCGATCTGCAAGGTGAACGCTACACCCTGCTTTCGCCCGCGGCCCAGGCGGGGGATTACCTGGTTCTCATCACCCGAGAAGAAGGGAATAGCTCCTACAACTTCAACCTGAAATTCAAATATGACGTCGCCGCGAAGTCTTTCGACCTGACCCAGGTTCTGTTGAATGAAAACAACACCGAATGTGACCAGTCCCTGCTGAGCACCTACGCAACCGACAGGAAAGCCCTCGCCTTCAAGTCGATCGCCGACTTCGACGGCACCCGCGCCTTCGGCGCGCTGAGGGACTGGCGCCTTGCGCATCAGACATCAGGAGCCGCAGCGGAAAAACTGATGCCGGAGACGGCATCCAGCAATTTCAACGCCGCCCTGAAGGCCTACAAGGCTGGTAACGATGAAGAACTGAAGACCTTCGTCAGCTACTTCATTGCAGGAGATGACGATGGCGCATGCGATCCTGAGAAATACATCGTCGAAAAATACTACTTCCCGCAAAAGGTCGGCTGGTCTAACGACCTCGGCTTTCTATTCGAGCAGGCGGGCTATTATCCTGAGGCCGCTGAACTCCTGAAACACATTACCCTGAAACACCCAGACAGAGTCGTTGCCTACCTGAACCTTGCGGATGCGTACTGGGCACTGGGCAAGCGAGAACAGGCTCAGAAAGCCTATAACCAGTACTATGAAAGAATGGTCGCAGCCCAAAAGCAATCCAAAACTCCGCATCGAGTCGTTTCGAGAATGGGCGACCACAAAAATTGA
- a CDS encoding lysozyme inhibitor LprI family protein: MKKIYSLSLLIIAHPTLGDIAKNPCERIESSQQVAQCAEYRRHHSDSLLNSSYKATLARIKNQYKNTPSLADQYISLLREAQREWIKLRDADCKLEAFEIEETTEAYQTTINNCVSRISEDRAIYLNSIAPEI, translated from the coding sequence ATGAAAAAAATATATTCACTTTCACTATTAATTATTGCCCATCCCACACTCGGTGATATCGCTAAAAATCCGTGCGAAAGAATTGAATCATCTCAACAGGTAGCTCAATGCGCAGAATACAGAAGACATCACTCAGATAGTCTTCTAAATTCATCATACAAGGCAACTCTGGCTCGAATAAAAAACCAGTACAAGAACACGCCATCGTTGGCGGATCAATATATCTCCCTTTTGAGAGAGGCGCAACGGGAGTGGATCAAGCTGCGAGACGCCGACTGCAAGCTCGAAGCCTTTGAAATAGAAGAAACCACAGAGGCATATCAGACCACGATCAATAATTGCGTATCAAGGATAAGCGAAGATAGGGCGATATATTTGAATAGCATCGCCCCTGAAATATGA
- the tssI gene encoding type VI secretion system Vgr family protein encodes MLDANQAHIVLAIDGVDTDLQVLAFDGHEALDTPYHFELELVGERPDLDLETLLNRPAFLAFAADGSGVHGLVYRIAQGDSGQRLTRYRLSLVPRLAYLAHRVNQRIFQHLTVPQIVGRVLEEHGILEGDGHRFQLGADYPARDYCVQYDESDLHFVQRLCEEEGIHYHFRHGPDGHLLVLGDDQTAFPKLGRPTAYLPDSGLVAIDPVIKHFAVRLETRTSRVSRRDYDFEQPRLQLESAATSAFEPDLEDYDYPGRFTERTRGKQLARRALERHRSDYRLAEGDGDQPNLRSGHFLELTEHPRREWNDLWLIRAVHHEGRQPQVLEEAVTSDTTTSDGFQQGYRNRFVATPWDTLHRPSLKHPKPRVLGSQSAVVTGPAGEEIHCDAYGRVKVQFHWDREGQDDDITSCWLRVSSSWAGDRYGGIAIPRVGMEVLVGFLEGDPDQPLVTGCLYHKEHVVPYELPAYKTRTVFKTLSSPGGGGYNELRIEDRQGAEQIYLHAQRDWDQNIEHDQKIRVGHERHDTVEANSYSEFKAEEHLTVHGDRKVEVKPDDHLTVGQSQHIKLGVAQLIEAGQEIHLKAGQKMVIEAGMELTLKAGGSFIKLDPSGVTVVGPQIRVNAGGSPGTGSGIGIKAPVRPGAADGDKAGSLLEQAPAGLLKPKKKVKRTMNFSG; translated from the coding sequence ATGCTGGATGCCAATCAGGCGCATATTGTGCTGGCCATCGACGGCGTCGACACCGACCTGCAGGTGCTCGCCTTCGACGGCCACGAAGCCCTCGACACCCCCTATCACTTCGAGCTCGAACTGGTCGGCGAGCGACCCGACCTCGACCTCGAAACCCTGCTCAACCGCCCGGCCTTCCTCGCCTTCGCCGCGGACGGCAGCGGCGTGCACGGTCTGGTCTACCGCATCGCCCAGGGCGACTCCGGCCAGCGCCTGACCCGCTACCGCCTGAGCCTGGTGCCGCGCCTGGCCTACCTCGCCCACCGGGTCAACCAGCGCATCTTCCAGCACCTCACCGTGCCGCAGATCGTCGGCCGGGTACTGGAGGAGCACGGCATCCTCGAAGGCGACGGCCACCGCTTCCAGCTCGGCGCCGACTACCCCGCGCGCGACTACTGCGTGCAGTACGACGAGTCCGACCTGCACTTCGTGCAGCGCCTGTGCGAGGAGGAAGGCATCCACTACCACTTCCGCCACGGCCCGGACGGCCATCTGCTGGTGTTGGGCGACGACCAGACCGCATTCCCCAAGCTGGGCCGTCCCACCGCCTATCTGCCCGACAGCGGCCTGGTCGCCATTGATCCGGTGATCAAGCACTTCGCCGTACGCCTGGAAACCCGCACCAGCCGGGTGAGCCGCCGCGACTACGACTTCGAGCAGCCGCGCCTGCAGCTGGAAAGCGCCGCCACCAGCGCGTTCGAACCGGATCTGGAGGACTACGACTACCCCGGCCGCTTCACCGAGCGCACGCGCGGCAAGCAGCTGGCCCGTCGTGCCTTGGAGCGTCATCGCAGCGACTACCGGCTGGCCGAGGGCGACGGCGACCAGCCGAACCTGCGCAGCGGCCACTTCCTGGAGCTCACCGAGCATCCGCGCCGCGAGTGGAACGATCTGTGGCTGATCCGCGCCGTGCACCATGAGGGCCGCCAGCCGCAGGTGCTCGAAGAGGCGGTGACCAGCGATACGACCACCAGCGATGGTTTCCAGCAGGGCTACCGCAACCGCTTCGTCGCCACGCCCTGGGACACCCTGCACCGCCCGTCGCTGAAGCATCCCAAGCCCCGGGTGCTGGGCAGCCAGAGCGCCGTGGTCACCGGCCCTGCCGGCGAGGAGATCCACTGCGACGCGTACGGCCGGGTCAAGGTGCAGTTCCACTGGGACCGCGAGGGCCAGGACGACGACATCACCAGCTGCTGGCTGCGCGTCTCCAGCAGCTGGGCCGGCGACCGCTACGGCGGCATCGCCATCCCGCGGGTGGGCATGGAGGTGCTGGTCGGCTTTCTGGAGGGCGACCCCGATCAGCCGCTGGTCACCGGCTGCCTGTACCACAAGGAGCACGTGGTGCCCTACGAGCTGCCGGCCTACAAGACCCGCACGGTATTCAAGACCCTCAGCTCCCCCGGCGGGGGCGGCTACAACGAACTGCGCATCGAGGACCGCCAGGGCGCCGAGCAGATCTATCTCCACGCCCAGCGCGACTGGGACCAGAACATCGAGCACGACCAGAAGATCCGCGTCGGCCACGAGCGCCACGACACCGTGGAGGCCAACAGCTACAGCGAGTTCAAGGCCGAGGAACACCTGACCGTACACGGCGACCGCAAGGTGGAAGTCAAGCCCGACGACCACCTCACCGTCGGTCAGAGCCAGCACATCAAACTCGGCGTCGCCCAACTGATCGAAGCCGGCCAGGAAATCCACCTCAAGGCTGGGCAGAAGATGGTCATCGAGGCTGGTATGGAGCTCACCCTCAAGGCGGGAGGGAGCTTCATCAAGCTCGACCCGAGCGGGGTCACCGTGGTGGGGCCGCAGATCAGGGTCAATGCGGGGGGCTCGCCAGGGACGGGGTCGGGGATTGGCATCAAGGCGCCGGTGCGGCCGGGGGCGGCGGATGGGGACAAGGCAGGGAGCTTGTTGGAGCAGGCACCTGCTGGTCTGCTCAAACCTAAAAAGAAAGTAAAAAGAACCATGAATTTTTCCGGCTGA
- a CDS encoding NAD(P)/FAD-dependent oxidoreductase, translating into MVLAGGAWSSLLCKSLGIRLPQLKVLASVLRTPPMPGGPEQALGASRYAFRKRADGGYTIAQRSANLAPITPDSFRYLGDFLPALGRQYREVRVRLGREFLDEWRLPSRWDLDGLSPFERCRVLDPQPSPAILAEARTALAEVFPFFRDLRVAQSWAGAMDVTPDAIPVIGPVAQLPGLYLSTGYSGHGFGIAPGAGHLLADLITGEKPLVDPRPFRFERL; encoded by the coding sequence GTGGTGCTCGCCGGCGGCGCCTGGTCGTCGTTGCTGTGCAAGAGCCTCGGCATCCGCCTGCCGCAACTCAAGGTGCTCGCCTCGGTGCTACGCACCCCGCCGATGCCCGGCGGCCCGGAGCAGGCCCTGGGCGCCAGCCGCTACGCCTTCCGCAAGCGCGCCGACGGCGGCTACACCATCGCCCAGCGCAGCGCCAATCTCGCGCCGATCACCCCGGACAGCTTCCGCTACCTGGGCGACTTCCTGCCGGCGCTCGGCAGGCAGTACCGCGAAGTGCGCGTGCGCCTCGGCCGCGAGTTCCTCGACGAATGGCGGCTGCCGAGCCGCTGGGATCTGGATGGCCTCAGCCCGTTCGAGCGCTGCCGGGTGCTCGATCCACAGCCCTCGCCGGCGATCCTCGCCGAAGCGCGCACCGCGCTGGCCGAGGTGTTCCCGTTCTTTCGCGACCTGCGCGTCGCGCAGAGCTGGGCCGGAGCGATGGACGTCACCCCCGACGCCATCCCGGTGATCGGCCCGGTGGCGCAACTGCCGGGGCTGTACCTCTCCACCGGCTACTCCGGGCACGGCTTCGGCATCGCCCCGGGGGCGGGGCATCTGCTGGCCGATCTGATCACGGGGGAAAAGCCGCTGGTCGATCCGCGGCCGTTTCGCTTCGAACGGCTGTAG